In Oryza sativa Japonica Group chromosome 2, ASM3414082v1, the following are encoded in one genomic region:
- the LOC4328693 gene encoding putative coatomer subunit beta'-3, which translates to MPLRLDIKRKLAQRSERAKSVDLHPTEPWILSSLYSGSVCIWNYQTQTMVKSFEVTELPVRSSKFITRKQWVVAGADDMFIRVYNYNTMDKVKVFEAHTDYIRCVAVHPTQPFVLSSSDDMLIKLWDWDKGWMCTQIFEGHSHYVMQVTFNPKDTNTFASASLDRTVKVWSLGSPDPNFTLDGHSKGVNCVDYFTGGDRPYLITGSDDQTAKVWDYQTKSCVQTLEGHAHNVSAVCFHPELPIILTGSEDGTVRLWHSTTYRLENTLNYGLERVWALGYMKGSRRVVIGYDEGTIMIKIGREVPVASMDSSGKIIWSKHNEIQTVNIKTIGADNEIADGERLPLVVKELGTCDLYPQSLRHNPNGRFVVVCGDGEYIIYTALAWRNRSFGSALEFVWSLDGEYAVRESTSRIKIYSKNFQERKSIRPPFSAERIFGGVLLAMCTNDFICFHDWAEGRMIRRIDVNVKNLYWADSGDLVTIASDTSFYILKYNRDVVSSHLDGGGSVGEEGVEDAFELLHEINERIRTGLWVGDCFIYNNSSSRLNYCVGGEVTTLFHLDRQMYLLGYLANQSRVYLIDKQFNVVGYTLLLTMIEYKTLVMRGDFDRANALLPSIPKEQHDSVARFLESRGMLEEALEIATDSNYRFDLAVQLGRLEVAKAIAIEAQSESKWRQLGELAMSTGKLDMAEECLLHAMDLSGLLLLYSSLGDAEGLTKLTSMAKEQGKNNVAFLCFFMLGKLEECLQLLIESNRIPEAALMSRSYLPSKVPEIVTLWKKDLQKVNPKAAESLADPNEYPNLFEDWQIALNVEANVAPKRGIYAPAKEYIIHAERPNETLVEAFKNMRIHQEEVLPDENGDDTHEAIEENGVEESQEDAVEVDVEADGSTDGTVLVNGNDTEEQWVLTPDQ; encoded by the exons ACGATGGTGAAATCATTTGAAGTCACAGAGTTACCAG TTCGGTCATCTAAATTTATCACACGGAAACAATGGGTAGTTGCTGGTGCCGACGATATGTTCATACGTGTGTACAATTACAATACGATGGATAAGGTCAAGGTTTTTGAAGCTCATACGGATTACATCAGGTGTGTGGCTGTTCACCCAACCCAGCCTTTTGTGCTGTCATCATCTGATGACATGCTGATCAAGCTTTGGGATTGGGATAAGGGTTGGATGTGCACTCAAATCTTCGAGGGGCATTCTCACTATGTTATGCAAGTCACATTTAACCCGAAAGATACCAATACTTTTGCTAGTGCTTCACTTGATCGCACAGTAAAG GTATGGAGTCTTGGTTCCCCTGATCCTAATTTCACATTAGATGGCCATTCAAAAGGTGTCAATTGTGTTGATTACTTTACTGGTGGTGATCGCCCATACTTAATTACAGGCTCTGATGATCAGACCGCGAAG GTTTGGGACTATCAAACGAAGAGCTGTGTTCAAACGCTTGAAGGACATGCACATAATGTCTCTGCTGTTTGTTTCCATCCGGAGTTACCTATAATACTTACTGGCTCTGAGGATGGGACAGTTCGCTTGTGGCACTCTACTACCTACAG GCTTGAGAACACTCTTAACTATGGCCTTGAGCGAGTGTGGGCTTTAGGATACATGAAGGGTTCAAGAAG GGTTGTGATCGGATATGATGAAGGgacaataatgataaaaattgGCCGTGAAGTTCCTGTTGCTAGCATGGACAGCAGTGGAAAAATCATATGGTCAAAACATAATGAAATCCAAACTGTTAATATCAAGACTATTGGTGCAGACAATGAG ATTGCAGATGGTGAGCGCTTACCCTTGGTTGTGAAGGAGTTGGGAACCTGTGATCTTTATCCACAA AGTTTAAGGCACAATCCAAATGGAAGATTTGTTGTTGTATGTGGAGATGGAGAATACATAATCTACACCGCATTGGCATGGAGAAATAGATCATTCGGGTCTGCACTTGAATTTGTTTGGTCACTTGATGGAGAATACGCTGTCAGAGAAAGCACCTCGAGGATAAAGATATACAGTAAAAATTTCCAG GAGAGAAAGAGTATAAGACCACCATTTTCTGCAGAGCGTATATTTGGTGGAGTATTGCTGGCTATGTGTACAAATGATTTTATTTGCTTCCATGACTGGGCAGAGGGCAGGATGATACGCAGAATTGATGTCAATGTGAAA AATCTCTATTGGGCCGATAGTGGTGATTTAGTGACAATTGCAAGTGACACCTCATTCTACATTTTGAAGTACAAT AGGGATGTAGTTTCTTCTCATTTGGATGGAGGGGGTTCAGTTGGCGAGGAAGGTGTGGAAGATGCCTTTGAACTACTTCATGAGATCAATGAACGCATCCGAACTGGCCTATGGGTTGGCGATTGTTTTATCTACAACAATTCTTCGTCACGACTTAATTACTGTGTAGGAGGAGAG GTCACAACCTTATTTCACTTGGATCGGCAAATGTATTTACTGGGATATCTTGCTAACCAAAGCCGTGTCTACCTTATTGACAAGCAATTTAA TGTTGTGGGGTATACTTTACTCCTTACTATGATTGAGTATAAAACACTTGTAATGCGTGGAGACTTCGATCGTGCAAACGCTCTTTTACCATCTATACCAAAAGAACAACATGACAG TGTGGCACGTTTCTTGGAATCACGGGGCATGTTGGAAGAAGCCCTTGAGATAGCAACAGACTCTAATTACAGATTTGACTTGGCCGTGCAGCTTGGTCGGCTTGAAGTTGCAAAG GCAATTGCCATTGAGGCACAAAGTGAGTCCAAGTGGAGGCAGTTAGGAGAGTTAGCTATGTCAACCGGAAAG CTTGATATGGCAGAGGAGTGTCTTCTACATGCTATGGATCTCAGTGGTTTATTACTTCTGTATTCATCCCTTGGTGATGCTGAAGGGCTAACAAAATTAACATCTATGGCTAAAGAACAAGGGAAGAACAATGTTGCTTTCCTTTGTTTCTTCATGCTTGGAAAACTGGAAGAATGTCTTCAATTGTTAATCGAAAG TAATCGTATACCAGAAGCAGCATTGATGTCGAGATCTTATCTTCCGAGCAAAGTCCCTGAGATTGTAACATTATGGAAAAAGGATCTCCAAAAG GTAAACCCCAAAGCGGCAGAATCATTGGCAGATCCCAACGAGTACCCAAACTTGTTTGAAGACTGGCAAATTGCTCTCAATGTAGAAGCTAATGTTGCGCCCAAAAG GGGTATTTATGCACCAGCTAAGGAGTACATTATCCATGCTGAGAGGCCTAACGAGACTCTGGTGGAAGCTTTCAAAAATATGCGTATACATCAAGAGGAGGTGCTGCCAGATGAAAATGGAGATGACACTCACGAG GCTATCGAGGAAAATGGAGTAGAAGAGAGCCAAGAAGATGCTGTTGAGGTTGATGTTGAAGCTGATGGTTCGACTGACGGTACTGTCCTTGTGAACGGAAATGATACCGAGGAACAGTGGG TATTGACTCCTGACCAATAG
- the LOC4328693 gene encoding putative coatomer subunit beta'-3 isoform X2: MAVMLAAAQVGYQGNHCASPSDLLSLVWFVLVCLAECVWWLDQRKLAQRSERAKSVDLHPTEPWILSSLYSGSVCIWNYQTQTMVKSFEVTELPVRSSKFITRKQWVVAGADDMFIRVYNYNTMDKVKVFEAHTDYIRCVAVHPTQPFVLSSSDDMLIKLWDWDKGWMCTQIFEGHSHYVMQVTFNPKDTNTFASASLDRTVKVWSLGSPDPNFTLDGHSKGVNCVDYFTGGDRPYLITGSDDQTAKVWDYQTKSCVQTLEGHAHNVSAVCFHPELPIILTGSEDGTVRLWHSTTYRLENTLNYGLERVWALGYMKGSRRVVIGYDEGTIMIKIGREVPVASMDSSGKIIWSKHNEIQTVNIKTIGADNEIADGERLPLVVKELGTCDLYPQSLRHNPNGRFVVVCGDGEYIIYTALAWRNRSFGSALEFVWSLDGEYAVRESTSRIKIYSKNFQERKSIRPPFSAERIFGGVLLAMCTNDFICFHDWAEGRMIRRIDVNVKNLYWADSGDLVTIASDTSFYILKYNRDVVSSHLDGGGSVGEEGVEDAFELLHEINERIRTGLWVGDCFIYNNSSSRLNYCVGGEVTTLFHLDRQMYLLGYLANQSRVYLIDKQFNVVGYTLLLTMIEYKTLVMRGDFDRANALLPSIPKEQHDSVARFLESRGMLEEALEIATDSNYRFDLAVQLGRLEVAKAIAIEAQSESKWRQLGELAMSTGKLDMAEECLLHAMDLSGLLLLYSSLGDAEGLTKLTSMAKEQGKNNVAFLCFFMLGKLEECLQLLIESNRIPEAALMSRSYLPSKVPEIVTLWKKDLQKVNPKAAESLADPNEYPNLFEDWQIALNVEANVAPKRGIYAPAKEYIIHAERPNETLVEAFKNMRIHQEEVLPDENGDDTHEAIEENGVEESQEDAVEVDVEADGSTDVLTPDQ, translated from the exons ACGATGGTGAAATCATTTGAAGTCACAGAGTTACCAG TTCGGTCATCTAAATTTATCACACGGAAACAATGGGTAGTTGCTGGTGCCGACGATATGTTCATACGTGTGTACAATTACAATACGATGGATAAGGTCAAGGTTTTTGAAGCTCATACGGATTACATCAGGTGTGTGGCTGTTCACCCAACCCAGCCTTTTGTGCTGTCATCATCTGATGACATGCTGATCAAGCTTTGGGATTGGGATAAGGGTTGGATGTGCACTCAAATCTTCGAGGGGCATTCTCACTATGTTATGCAAGTCACATTTAACCCGAAAGATACCAATACTTTTGCTAGTGCTTCACTTGATCGCACAGTAAAG GTATGGAGTCTTGGTTCCCCTGATCCTAATTTCACATTAGATGGCCATTCAAAAGGTGTCAATTGTGTTGATTACTTTACTGGTGGTGATCGCCCATACTTAATTACAGGCTCTGATGATCAGACCGCGAAG GTTTGGGACTATCAAACGAAGAGCTGTGTTCAAACGCTTGAAGGACATGCACATAATGTCTCTGCTGTTTGTTTCCATCCGGAGTTACCTATAATACTTACTGGCTCTGAGGATGGGACAGTTCGCTTGTGGCACTCTACTACCTACAG GCTTGAGAACACTCTTAACTATGGCCTTGAGCGAGTGTGGGCTTTAGGATACATGAAGGGTTCAAGAAG GGTTGTGATCGGATATGATGAAGGgacaataatgataaaaattgGCCGTGAAGTTCCTGTTGCTAGCATGGACAGCAGTGGAAAAATCATATGGTCAAAACATAATGAAATCCAAACTGTTAATATCAAGACTATTGGTGCAGACAATGAG ATTGCAGATGGTGAGCGCTTACCCTTGGTTGTGAAGGAGTTGGGAACCTGTGATCTTTATCCACAA AGTTTAAGGCACAATCCAAATGGAAGATTTGTTGTTGTATGTGGAGATGGAGAATACATAATCTACACCGCATTGGCATGGAGAAATAGATCATTCGGGTCTGCACTTGAATTTGTTTGGTCACTTGATGGAGAATACGCTGTCAGAGAAAGCACCTCGAGGATAAAGATATACAGTAAAAATTTCCAG GAGAGAAAGAGTATAAGACCACCATTTTCTGCAGAGCGTATATTTGGTGGAGTATTGCTGGCTATGTGTACAAATGATTTTATTTGCTTCCATGACTGGGCAGAGGGCAGGATGATACGCAGAATTGATGTCAATGTGAAA AATCTCTATTGGGCCGATAGTGGTGATTTAGTGACAATTGCAAGTGACACCTCATTCTACATTTTGAAGTACAAT AGGGATGTAGTTTCTTCTCATTTGGATGGAGGGGGTTCAGTTGGCGAGGAAGGTGTGGAAGATGCCTTTGAACTACTTCATGAGATCAATGAACGCATCCGAACTGGCCTATGGGTTGGCGATTGTTTTATCTACAACAATTCTTCGTCACGACTTAATTACTGTGTAGGAGGAGAG GTCACAACCTTATTTCACTTGGATCGGCAAATGTATTTACTGGGATATCTTGCTAACCAAAGCCGTGTCTACCTTATTGACAAGCAATTTAA TGTTGTGGGGTATACTTTACTCCTTACTATGATTGAGTATAAAACACTTGTAATGCGTGGAGACTTCGATCGTGCAAACGCTCTTTTACCATCTATACCAAAAGAACAACATGACAG TGTGGCACGTTTCTTGGAATCACGGGGCATGTTGGAAGAAGCCCTTGAGATAGCAACAGACTCTAATTACAGATTTGACTTGGCCGTGCAGCTTGGTCGGCTTGAAGTTGCAAAG GCAATTGCCATTGAGGCACAAAGTGAGTCCAAGTGGAGGCAGTTAGGAGAGTTAGCTATGTCAACCGGAAAG CTTGATATGGCAGAGGAGTGTCTTCTACATGCTATGGATCTCAGTGGTTTATTACTTCTGTATTCATCCCTTGGTGATGCTGAAGGGCTAACAAAATTAACATCTATGGCTAAAGAACAAGGGAAGAACAATGTTGCTTTCCTTTGTTTCTTCATGCTTGGAAAACTGGAAGAATGTCTTCAATTGTTAATCGAAAG TAATCGTATACCAGAAGCAGCATTGATGTCGAGATCTTATCTTCCGAGCAAAGTCCCTGAGATTGTAACATTATGGAAAAAGGATCTCCAAAAG GTAAACCCCAAAGCGGCAGAATCATTGGCAGATCCCAACGAGTACCCAAACTTGTTTGAAGACTGGCAAATTGCTCTCAATGTAGAAGCTAATGTTGCGCCCAAAAG GGGTATTTATGCACCAGCTAAGGAGTACATTATCCATGCTGAGAGGCCTAACGAGACTCTGGTGGAAGCTTTCAAAAATATGCGTATACATCAAGAGGAGGTGCTGCCAGATGAAAATGGAGATGACACTCACGAG GCTATCGAGGAAAATGGAGTAGAAGAGAGCCAAGAAGATGCTGTTGAGGTTGATGTTGAAGCTGATGGTTCGACTGACG TATTGACTCCTGACCAATAG
- the LOC4328693 gene encoding putative coatomer subunit beta'-3 isoform X1: protein MAVMLAAAQVGYQGNHCASPSDLLSLVWFVLVCLAECVWWLDQRKLAQRSERAKSVDLHPTEPWILSSLYSGSVCIWNYQTQTMVKSFEVTELPVRSSKFITRKQWVVAGADDMFIRVYNYNTMDKVKVFEAHTDYIRCVAVHPTQPFVLSSSDDMLIKLWDWDKGWMCTQIFEGHSHYVMQVTFNPKDTNTFASASLDRTVKVWSLGSPDPNFTLDGHSKGVNCVDYFTGGDRPYLITGSDDQTAKVWDYQTKSCVQTLEGHAHNVSAVCFHPELPIILTGSEDGTVRLWHSTTYRLENTLNYGLERVWALGYMKGSRRVVIGYDEGTIMIKIGREVPVASMDSSGKIIWSKHNEIQTVNIKTIGADNEIADGERLPLVVKELGTCDLYPQSLRHNPNGRFVVVCGDGEYIIYTALAWRNRSFGSALEFVWSLDGEYAVRESTSRIKIYSKNFQERKSIRPPFSAERIFGGVLLAMCTNDFICFHDWAEGRMIRRIDVNVKNLYWADSGDLVTIASDTSFYILKYNRDVVSSHLDGGGSVGEEGVEDAFELLHEINERIRTGLWVGDCFIYNNSSSRLNYCVGGEVTTLFHLDRQMYLLGYLANQSRVYLIDKQFNVVGYTLLLTMIEYKTLVMRGDFDRANALLPSIPKEQHDSVARFLESRGMLEEALEIATDSNYRFDLAVQLGRLEVAKAIAIEAQSESKWRQLGELAMSTGKLDMAEECLLHAMDLSGLLLLYSSLGDAEGLTKLTSMAKEQGKNNVAFLCFFMLGKLEECLQLLIESNRIPEAALMSRSYLPSKVPEIVTLWKKDLQKVNPKAAESLADPNEYPNLFEDWQIALNVEANVAPKRGIYAPAKEYIIHAERPNETLVEAFKNMRIHQEEVLPDENGDDTHEAIEENGVEESQEDAVEVDVEADGSTDGTVLVNGNDTEEQWVLTPDQ from the exons ACGATGGTGAAATCATTTGAAGTCACAGAGTTACCAG TTCGGTCATCTAAATTTATCACACGGAAACAATGGGTAGTTGCTGGTGCCGACGATATGTTCATACGTGTGTACAATTACAATACGATGGATAAGGTCAAGGTTTTTGAAGCTCATACGGATTACATCAGGTGTGTGGCTGTTCACCCAACCCAGCCTTTTGTGCTGTCATCATCTGATGACATGCTGATCAAGCTTTGGGATTGGGATAAGGGTTGGATGTGCACTCAAATCTTCGAGGGGCATTCTCACTATGTTATGCAAGTCACATTTAACCCGAAAGATACCAATACTTTTGCTAGTGCTTCACTTGATCGCACAGTAAAG GTATGGAGTCTTGGTTCCCCTGATCCTAATTTCACATTAGATGGCCATTCAAAAGGTGTCAATTGTGTTGATTACTTTACTGGTGGTGATCGCCCATACTTAATTACAGGCTCTGATGATCAGACCGCGAAG GTTTGGGACTATCAAACGAAGAGCTGTGTTCAAACGCTTGAAGGACATGCACATAATGTCTCTGCTGTTTGTTTCCATCCGGAGTTACCTATAATACTTACTGGCTCTGAGGATGGGACAGTTCGCTTGTGGCACTCTACTACCTACAG GCTTGAGAACACTCTTAACTATGGCCTTGAGCGAGTGTGGGCTTTAGGATACATGAAGGGTTCAAGAAG GGTTGTGATCGGATATGATGAAGGgacaataatgataaaaattgGCCGTGAAGTTCCTGTTGCTAGCATGGACAGCAGTGGAAAAATCATATGGTCAAAACATAATGAAATCCAAACTGTTAATATCAAGACTATTGGTGCAGACAATGAG ATTGCAGATGGTGAGCGCTTACCCTTGGTTGTGAAGGAGTTGGGAACCTGTGATCTTTATCCACAA AGTTTAAGGCACAATCCAAATGGAAGATTTGTTGTTGTATGTGGAGATGGAGAATACATAATCTACACCGCATTGGCATGGAGAAATAGATCATTCGGGTCTGCACTTGAATTTGTTTGGTCACTTGATGGAGAATACGCTGTCAGAGAAAGCACCTCGAGGATAAAGATATACAGTAAAAATTTCCAG GAGAGAAAGAGTATAAGACCACCATTTTCTGCAGAGCGTATATTTGGTGGAGTATTGCTGGCTATGTGTACAAATGATTTTATTTGCTTCCATGACTGGGCAGAGGGCAGGATGATACGCAGAATTGATGTCAATGTGAAA AATCTCTATTGGGCCGATAGTGGTGATTTAGTGACAATTGCAAGTGACACCTCATTCTACATTTTGAAGTACAAT AGGGATGTAGTTTCTTCTCATTTGGATGGAGGGGGTTCAGTTGGCGAGGAAGGTGTGGAAGATGCCTTTGAACTACTTCATGAGATCAATGAACGCATCCGAACTGGCCTATGGGTTGGCGATTGTTTTATCTACAACAATTCTTCGTCACGACTTAATTACTGTGTAGGAGGAGAG GTCACAACCTTATTTCACTTGGATCGGCAAATGTATTTACTGGGATATCTTGCTAACCAAAGCCGTGTCTACCTTATTGACAAGCAATTTAA TGTTGTGGGGTATACTTTACTCCTTACTATGATTGAGTATAAAACACTTGTAATGCGTGGAGACTTCGATCGTGCAAACGCTCTTTTACCATCTATACCAAAAGAACAACATGACAG TGTGGCACGTTTCTTGGAATCACGGGGCATGTTGGAAGAAGCCCTTGAGATAGCAACAGACTCTAATTACAGATTTGACTTGGCCGTGCAGCTTGGTCGGCTTGAAGTTGCAAAG GCAATTGCCATTGAGGCACAAAGTGAGTCCAAGTGGAGGCAGTTAGGAGAGTTAGCTATGTCAACCGGAAAG CTTGATATGGCAGAGGAGTGTCTTCTACATGCTATGGATCTCAGTGGTTTATTACTTCTGTATTCATCCCTTGGTGATGCTGAAGGGCTAACAAAATTAACATCTATGGCTAAAGAACAAGGGAAGAACAATGTTGCTTTCCTTTGTTTCTTCATGCTTGGAAAACTGGAAGAATGTCTTCAATTGTTAATCGAAAG TAATCGTATACCAGAAGCAGCATTGATGTCGAGATCTTATCTTCCGAGCAAAGTCCCTGAGATTGTAACATTATGGAAAAAGGATCTCCAAAAG GTAAACCCCAAAGCGGCAGAATCATTGGCAGATCCCAACGAGTACCCAAACTTGTTTGAAGACTGGCAAATTGCTCTCAATGTAGAAGCTAATGTTGCGCCCAAAAG GGGTATTTATGCACCAGCTAAGGAGTACATTATCCATGCTGAGAGGCCTAACGAGACTCTGGTGGAAGCTTTCAAAAATATGCGTATACATCAAGAGGAGGTGCTGCCAGATGAAAATGGAGATGACACTCACGAG GCTATCGAGGAAAATGGAGTAGAAGAGAGCCAAGAAGATGCTGTTGAGGTTGATGTTGAAGCTGATGGTTCGACTGACGGTACTGTCCTTGTGAACGGAAATGATACCGAGGAACAGTGGG TATTGACTCCTGACCAATAG